A window from Citrus sinensis cultivar Valencia sweet orange chromosome 5, DVS_A1.0, whole genome shotgun sequence encodes these proteins:
- the LOC102608409 gene encoding type IV inositol polyphosphate 5-phosphatase 3 isoform X4, translating into MSPAMKTQRSKHHQPERTWAEICSCLGCLQLFWPRVVMRKWLNISTKDSDFSADTDEDDIDGDSDTEEFAQSQFRVPKEEEAQYDPNGTSETFPRIRRRKSETFRAQYINTKEVRICVGTWNVGGKLPPDDLDIDDWIDMNEPADIYVLGLQEIVPLTAGNIFGAEDSRPVSKWENIIRGTLNRIRHTTGRVKSLSDPPSPSKFKPSEDIPDIEEEITHESDSDVGEEVYPLDDENNGFDEVNDKPVNMFMNYEVSACADSAKPDMPAENNLQRHFSSPKRFDRLYCLRMEESKGNVEAPAVQYNGRLTKMLSGSERIGLSWPEPPLNLMTQKVLERPNSLKTVKSFKTSNSFRRYSSFKPAVDDMSSELALLAEIDIETLMKRKRRSSYVRMVSKQMVGIFLTIWVRRSLRRHIQNVRVSTVGVGVMGFIGNKGSVSVSMSIHQTLFCFVCTHLTSGEKDGDELKRNADVHEIHRRTHFRSHSEIGFPKSICDHERIIWLGDLNYRINLPYEKTRELISKKQWSKLAESDQLLRELRKGRAFDGWSEGTLIFAPTYKYELNSEKYYGEDPKVGRRNPSWCDRILSYGKGMRLLNYRRNEIKMSDHRPVTATYMAEVEVFSPRKLQRALTLTDAEIENEDVVAEMGINAGIGCFRLEQDI; encoded by the exons ATGTCACCAGCTATGAAAACACAGCGCTCAAAGCACCACCAGCCAGAG AGAACTTGGGCTGAAATCTGTTCTTGTTTGGGCTGCCTACAGCTCTTTTGGCCTCGAGTTGTCATGCGCAAGTGGCTCAACATCAGCACCAAAGACTCTGATTTCAGTGCTGACACTGATGAAGATGACATCGATGGTGATTCTGACACTGAAG AATTTGCTCAATCACAGTTCAGAGTTCCGAAAGAGGAGGAAGCTCAGTATGATCCTAATG GGACTTCAGAAACATTTCCAAGAATAAGACGGCGGAAATCAGAAACTTTTAGGGCACAGTATATAAATACAAAGGAAGTCAG AATATGCGTTGGTACATGGAATGTTGGAGGGAAACTTCCACCTGATGACCTAGATATTGATGATTGGATAGATATGAATGAGCCTGCTGACATCTATGTGCTTGG TCTTCAGGAGATTGTACCATTAACCGCTGGGAATATCTTTGGTGCTGAAGATAGCCGTCCTGTTTCAAAGTGGGAAAATATTATTCGTGGCACCCTAAACAGAATTCGGCATACCACCGGCAGGGTTAAATCTCTTAGTGATCCCCCATCTCCATCCAAGTTTAAGCCATCCGAGGATATTCCAGATATAGAAGAGGAGATAACCCATGAAAGTGATAGTGATGTAGGTGAGGAAGTTTATCCGCTGGATGATGAAAATAACGGTTTCGATGAAGTCAATGATAAACCAGTCAATATGTTCATGAATTATGAAGTTTCAGCCTGTGCTGATAGTGCCAAACCAGACATGCCAgcagaaaataatttacaaaggCATTTTTCTTCTCCAAAGAGGTTTGATAGGTTATATTGCCTCCGAATGGAAGAGAGTAAGGGAAATGTTGAAGCACCAGCTGTGCAATACAATGGCCGATTAACTAAAATGCTTAGTGGGTCAGAAAGGATTGGTTTGAGCTGGCCAGAGCCTCCATTAAACTTGATGActcagaaagttttggagaGACCAAATTCCTTGAAGACAgttaaatctttcaaaacatccaatTCTTTTAGGAGATATAGTTCTTTCAAGCCAGCTGTCGATGATATGTCATCAGAGCTTGCATTGCTTGCAGAAATTGACATTGAAACTCTCATGAAACGCAAAAGAAGGTCATCATATGTAAGGATGGTAAGTAAGCAAATGGTTGGTATTTTCCTTACAATATGGGTTCGGAGAAGCTTACGCAGGCATATTCAGAATGTGAGGGTGTCTACTGTTGGTGTTGGTGTGATGGGCTTCATTGGTAACAAG GGATCTGTTTCAGTTAGCATGTCAATTCATCAGAcactattttgttttgtttgtacTCATCTAACATCGGGTGAAAAAGATGGAGATGAACTCAAAAGAAATGCCGATGTGCATGAAATACATCGAAGAACTCACTTTCGTTCGCACTCAGAAATCGGATTTCCCAAAAGCATCTGTGATCATGA ACGAATAATTTGGCTGGGTGATCTGAATTACCGGATCAACTTGCCGTACGAGAAAACAAGGGAACTTATCTCCAAAAAGCAATGGTCTAAGTTGGCTGAAAGTGACCAG CTTCTACGAGAACTGAGGAAAGGTCGTGCATTTGATGGATGGTCTGAGGGTACTTTGATTTTTGCACCAAcatataaatatgaattaaattcaGAAAAGTACTACGGAGAGGATCCAAAGGTTGGGAGGCGCAACCCTTCTTG gtGTGACCGCATTCTTTCATATGGTAAAGGAATGAGGCTACTGAACTACAGAaggaatgaaattaaaatgtctGACCATCGACCTGTGACTGCCACATATATGGCGGAGGTTGAGGTATTTTCTCCTAGGAAATTACAGCGAGCTCTCACATTGACGGATgcagaaattgaaaatgaggATGTTGTAGCAGAGATGGGTATTAATGCTGGAATTGGCTGCTTTAGATTGGAGCAG GATATCTAG
- the LOC102608409 gene encoding type IV inositol polyphosphate 5-phosphatase 3 isoform X1, which produces MLFTPDWSVVTTKLLEVYRAQNGGLEPTSTMKTQRSKHHQPERTWAEICSCLGCLQLFWPRVVMRKWLNISTKDSDFSADTDEDDIDGDSDTEEFAQSQFRVPKEEEAQYDPNGTSETFPRIRRRKSETFRAQYINTKEVRICVGTWNVGGKLPPDDLDIDDWIDMNEPADIYVLGLQEIVPLTAGNIFGAEDSRPVSKWENIIRGTLNRIRHTTGRVKSLSDPPSPSKFKPSEDIPDIEEEITHESDSDVGEEVYPLDDENNGFDEVNDKPVNMFMNYEVSACADSAKPDMPAENNLQRHFSSPKRFDRLYCLRMEESKGNVEAPAVQYNGRLTKMLSGSERIGLSWPEPPLNLMTQKVLERPNSLKTVKSFKTSNSFRRYSSFKPAVDDMSSELALLAEIDIETLMKRKRRSSYVRMVSKQMVGIFLTIWVRRSLRRHIQNVRVSTVGVGVMGFIGNKGSVSVSMSIHQTLFCFVCTHLTSGEKDGDELKRNADVHEIHRRTHFRSHSEIGFPKSICDHERIIWLGDLNYRINLPYEKTRELISKKQWSKLAESDQLLRELRKGRAFDGWSEGTLIFAPTYKYELNSEKYYGEDPKVGRRNPSWCDRILSYGKGMRLLNYRRNEIKMSDHRPVTATYMAEVEVFSPRKLQRALTLTDAEIENEDVVAEMGINAGIGCFRLEQDI; this is translated from the exons ATGTTATTTACGCCTGACTGGTCGGTGGtcacaacaaaattattagaagTCTACCGCGCACAAAACGGTGGCTTAGAGCCAACAAGCA CTATGAAAACACAGCGCTCAAAGCACCACCAGCCAGAG AGAACTTGGGCTGAAATCTGTTCTTGTTTGGGCTGCCTACAGCTCTTTTGGCCTCGAGTTGTCATGCGCAAGTGGCTCAACATCAGCACCAAAGACTCTGATTTCAGTGCTGACACTGATGAAGATGACATCGATGGTGATTCTGACACTGAAG AATTTGCTCAATCACAGTTCAGAGTTCCGAAAGAGGAGGAAGCTCAGTATGATCCTAATG GGACTTCAGAAACATTTCCAAGAATAAGACGGCGGAAATCAGAAACTTTTAGGGCACAGTATATAAATACAAAGGAAGTCAG AATATGCGTTGGTACATGGAATGTTGGAGGGAAACTTCCACCTGATGACCTAGATATTGATGATTGGATAGATATGAATGAGCCTGCTGACATCTATGTGCTTGG TCTTCAGGAGATTGTACCATTAACCGCTGGGAATATCTTTGGTGCTGAAGATAGCCGTCCTGTTTCAAAGTGGGAAAATATTATTCGTGGCACCCTAAACAGAATTCGGCATACCACCGGCAGGGTTAAATCTCTTAGTGATCCCCCATCTCCATCCAAGTTTAAGCCATCCGAGGATATTCCAGATATAGAAGAGGAGATAACCCATGAAAGTGATAGTGATGTAGGTGAGGAAGTTTATCCGCTGGATGATGAAAATAACGGTTTCGATGAAGTCAATGATAAACCAGTCAATATGTTCATGAATTATGAAGTTTCAGCCTGTGCTGATAGTGCCAAACCAGACATGCCAgcagaaaataatttacaaaggCATTTTTCTTCTCCAAAGAGGTTTGATAGGTTATATTGCCTCCGAATGGAAGAGAGTAAGGGAAATGTTGAAGCACCAGCTGTGCAATACAATGGCCGATTAACTAAAATGCTTAGTGGGTCAGAAAGGATTGGTTTGAGCTGGCCAGAGCCTCCATTAAACTTGATGActcagaaagttttggagaGACCAAATTCCTTGAAGACAgttaaatctttcaaaacatccaatTCTTTTAGGAGATATAGTTCTTTCAAGCCAGCTGTCGATGATATGTCATCAGAGCTTGCATTGCTTGCAGAAATTGACATTGAAACTCTCATGAAACGCAAAAGAAGGTCATCATATGTAAGGATGGTAAGTAAGCAAATGGTTGGTATTTTCCTTACAATATGGGTTCGGAGAAGCTTACGCAGGCATATTCAGAATGTGAGGGTGTCTACTGTTGGTGTTGGTGTGATGGGCTTCATTGGTAACAAG GGATCTGTTTCAGTTAGCATGTCAATTCATCAGAcactattttgttttgtttgtacTCATCTAACATCGGGTGAAAAAGATGGAGATGAACTCAAAAGAAATGCCGATGTGCATGAAATACATCGAAGAACTCACTTTCGTTCGCACTCAGAAATCGGATTTCCCAAAAGCATCTGTGATCATGA ACGAATAATTTGGCTGGGTGATCTGAATTACCGGATCAACTTGCCGTACGAGAAAACAAGGGAACTTATCTCCAAAAAGCAATGGTCTAAGTTGGCTGAAAGTGACCAG CTTCTACGAGAACTGAGGAAAGGTCGTGCATTTGATGGATGGTCTGAGGGTACTTTGATTTTTGCACCAAcatataaatatgaattaaattcaGAAAAGTACTACGGAGAGGATCCAAAGGTTGGGAGGCGCAACCCTTCTTG gtGTGACCGCATTCTTTCATATGGTAAAGGAATGAGGCTACTGAACTACAGAaggaatgaaattaaaatgtctGACCATCGACCTGTGACTGCCACATATATGGCGGAGGTTGAGGTATTTTCTCCTAGGAAATTACAGCGAGCTCTCACATTGACGGATgcagaaattgaaaatgaggATGTTGTAGCAGAGATGGGTATTAATGCTGGAATTGGCTGCTTTAGATTGGAGCAG GATATCTAG
- the LOC102608409 gene encoding type IV inositol polyphosphate 5-phosphatase 3 isoform X6: protein MKTQRSKHHQPELFWPRVVMRKWLNISTKDSDFSADTDEDDIDGDSDTEEFAQSQFRVPKEEEAQYDPNGTSETFPRIRRRKSETFRAQYINTKEVRICVGTWNVGGKLPPDDLDIDDWIDMNEPADIYVLGLQEIVPLTAGNIFGAEDSRPVSKWENIIRGTLNRIRHTTGRVKSLSDPPSPSKFKPSEDIPDIEEEITHESDSDVGEEVYPLDDENNGFDEVNDKPVNMFMNYEVSACADSAKPDMPAENNLQRHFSSPKRFDRLYCLRMEESKGNVEAPAVQYNGRLTKMLSGSERIGLSWPEPPLNLMTQKVLERPNSLKTVKSFKTSNSFRRYSSFKPAVDDMSSELALLAEIDIETLMKRKRRSSYVRMVSKQMVGIFLTIWVRRSLRRHIQNVRVSTVGVGVMGFIGNKGSVSVSMSIHQTLFCFVCTHLTSGEKDGDELKRNADVHEIHRRTHFRSHSEIGFPKSICDHERIIWLGDLNYRINLPYEKTRELISKKQWSKLAESDQLLRELRKGRAFDGWSEGTLIFAPTYKYELNSEKYYGEDPKVGRRNPSWCDRILSYGKGMRLLNYRRNEIKMSDHRPVTATYMAEVEVFSPRKLQRALTLTDAEIENEDVVAEMGINAGIGCFRLEQDI from the exons ATGAAAACACAGCGCTCAAAGCACCACCAGCCAGAG CTCTTTTGGCCTCGAGTTGTCATGCGCAAGTGGCTCAACATCAGCACCAAAGACTCTGATTTCAGTGCTGACACTGATGAAGATGACATCGATGGTGATTCTGACACTGAAG AATTTGCTCAATCACAGTTCAGAGTTCCGAAAGAGGAGGAAGCTCAGTATGATCCTAATG GGACTTCAGAAACATTTCCAAGAATAAGACGGCGGAAATCAGAAACTTTTAGGGCACAGTATATAAATACAAAGGAAGTCAG AATATGCGTTGGTACATGGAATGTTGGAGGGAAACTTCCACCTGATGACCTAGATATTGATGATTGGATAGATATGAATGAGCCTGCTGACATCTATGTGCTTGG TCTTCAGGAGATTGTACCATTAACCGCTGGGAATATCTTTGGTGCTGAAGATAGCCGTCCTGTTTCAAAGTGGGAAAATATTATTCGTGGCACCCTAAACAGAATTCGGCATACCACCGGCAGGGTTAAATCTCTTAGTGATCCCCCATCTCCATCCAAGTTTAAGCCATCCGAGGATATTCCAGATATAGAAGAGGAGATAACCCATGAAAGTGATAGTGATGTAGGTGAGGAAGTTTATCCGCTGGATGATGAAAATAACGGTTTCGATGAAGTCAATGATAAACCAGTCAATATGTTCATGAATTATGAAGTTTCAGCCTGTGCTGATAGTGCCAAACCAGACATGCCAgcagaaaataatttacaaaggCATTTTTCTTCTCCAAAGAGGTTTGATAGGTTATATTGCCTCCGAATGGAAGAGAGTAAGGGAAATGTTGAAGCACCAGCTGTGCAATACAATGGCCGATTAACTAAAATGCTTAGTGGGTCAGAAAGGATTGGTTTGAGCTGGCCAGAGCCTCCATTAAACTTGATGActcagaaagttttggagaGACCAAATTCCTTGAAGACAgttaaatctttcaaaacatccaatTCTTTTAGGAGATATAGTTCTTTCAAGCCAGCTGTCGATGATATGTCATCAGAGCTTGCATTGCTTGCAGAAATTGACATTGAAACTCTCATGAAACGCAAAAGAAGGTCATCATATGTAAGGATGGTAAGTAAGCAAATGGTTGGTATTTTCCTTACAATATGGGTTCGGAGAAGCTTACGCAGGCATATTCAGAATGTGAGGGTGTCTACTGTTGGTGTTGGTGTGATGGGCTTCATTGGTAACAAG GGATCTGTTTCAGTTAGCATGTCAATTCATCAGAcactattttgttttgtttgtacTCATCTAACATCGGGTGAAAAAGATGGAGATGAACTCAAAAGAAATGCCGATGTGCATGAAATACATCGAAGAACTCACTTTCGTTCGCACTCAGAAATCGGATTTCCCAAAAGCATCTGTGATCATGA ACGAATAATTTGGCTGGGTGATCTGAATTACCGGATCAACTTGCCGTACGAGAAAACAAGGGAACTTATCTCCAAAAAGCAATGGTCTAAGTTGGCTGAAAGTGACCAG CTTCTACGAGAACTGAGGAAAGGTCGTGCATTTGATGGATGGTCTGAGGGTACTTTGATTTTTGCACCAAcatataaatatgaattaaattcaGAAAAGTACTACGGAGAGGATCCAAAGGTTGGGAGGCGCAACCCTTCTTG gtGTGACCGCATTCTTTCATATGGTAAAGGAATGAGGCTACTGAACTACAGAaggaatgaaattaaaatgtctGACCATCGACCTGTGACTGCCACATATATGGCGGAGGTTGAGGTATTTTCTCCTAGGAAATTACAGCGAGCTCTCACATTGACGGATgcagaaattgaaaatgaggATGTTGTAGCAGAGATGGGTATTAATGCTGGAATTGGCTGCTTTAGATTGGAGCAG GATATCTAG
- the LOC102608409 gene encoding type IV inositol polyphosphate 5-phosphatase 3 isoform X7 has protein sequence MRKWLNISTKDSDFSADTDEDDIDGDSDTEEFAQSQFRVPKEEEAQYDPNGTSETFPRIRRRKSETFRAQYINTKEVRICVGTWNVGGKLPPDDLDIDDWIDMNEPADIYVLGLQEIVPLTAGNIFGAEDSRPVSKWENIIRGTLNRIRHTTGRVKSLSDPPSPSKFKPSEDIPDIEEEITHESDSDVGEEVYPLDDENNGFDEVNDKPVNMFMNYEVSACADSAKPDMPAENNLQRHFSSPKRFDRLYCLRMEESKGNVEAPAVQYNGRLTKMLSGSERIGLSWPEPPLNLMTQKVLERPNSLKTVKSFKTSNSFRRYSSFKPAVDDMSSELALLAEIDIETLMKRKRRSSYVRMVSKQMVGIFLTIWVRRSLRRHIQNVRVSTVGVGVMGFIGNKGSVSVSMSIHQTLFCFVCTHLTSGEKDGDELKRNADVHEIHRRTHFRSHSEIGFPKSICDHERIIWLGDLNYRINLPYEKTRELISKKQWSKLAESDQLLRELRKGRAFDGWSEGTLIFAPTYKYELNSEKYYGEDPKVGRRNPSWCDRILSYGKGMRLLNYRRNEIKMSDHRPVTATYMAEVEVFSPRKLQRALTLTDAEIENEDVVAEMGINAGIGCFRLEQDI, from the exons ATGCGCAAGTGGCTCAACATCAGCACCAAAGACTCTGATTTCAGTGCTGACACTGATGAAGATGACATCGATGGTGATTCTGACACTGAAG AATTTGCTCAATCACAGTTCAGAGTTCCGAAAGAGGAGGAAGCTCAGTATGATCCTAATG GGACTTCAGAAACATTTCCAAGAATAAGACGGCGGAAATCAGAAACTTTTAGGGCACAGTATATAAATACAAAGGAAGTCAG AATATGCGTTGGTACATGGAATGTTGGAGGGAAACTTCCACCTGATGACCTAGATATTGATGATTGGATAGATATGAATGAGCCTGCTGACATCTATGTGCTTGG TCTTCAGGAGATTGTACCATTAACCGCTGGGAATATCTTTGGTGCTGAAGATAGCCGTCCTGTTTCAAAGTGGGAAAATATTATTCGTGGCACCCTAAACAGAATTCGGCATACCACCGGCAGGGTTAAATCTCTTAGTGATCCCCCATCTCCATCCAAGTTTAAGCCATCCGAGGATATTCCAGATATAGAAGAGGAGATAACCCATGAAAGTGATAGTGATGTAGGTGAGGAAGTTTATCCGCTGGATGATGAAAATAACGGTTTCGATGAAGTCAATGATAAACCAGTCAATATGTTCATGAATTATGAAGTTTCAGCCTGTGCTGATAGTGCCAAACCAGACATGCCAgcagaaaataatttacaaaggCATTTTTCTTCTCCAAAGAGGTTTGATAGGTTATATTGCCTCCGAATGGAAGAGAGTAAGGGAAATGTTGAAGCACCAGCTGTGCAATACAATGGCCGATTAACTAAAATGCTTAGTGGGTCAGAAAGGATTGGTTTGAGCTGGCCAGAGCCTCCATTAAACTTGATGActcagaaagttttggagaGACCAAATTCCTTGAAGACAgttaaatctttcaaaacatccaatTCTTTTAGGAGATATAGTTCTTTCAAGCCAGCTGTCGATGATATGTCATCAGAGCTTGCATTGCTTGCAGAAATTGACATTGAAACTCTCATGAAACGCAAAAGAAGGTCATCATATGTAAGGATGGTAAGTAAGCAAATGGTTGGTATTTTCCTTACAATATGGGTTCGGAGAAGCTTACGCAGGCATATTCAGAATGTGAGGGTGTCTACTGTTGGTGTTGGTGTGATGGGCTTCATTGGTAACAAG GGATCTGTTTCAGTTAGCATGTCAATTCATCAGAcactattttgttttgtttgtacTCATCTAACATCGGGTGAAAAAGATGGAGATGAACTCAAAAGAAATGCCGATGTGCATGAAATACATCGAAGAACTCACTTTCGTTCGCACTCAGAAATCGGATTTCCCAAAAGCATCTGTGATCATGA ACGAATAATTTGGCTGGGTGATCTGAATTACCGGATCAACTTGCCGTACGAGAAAACAAGGGAACTTATCTCCAAAAAGCAATGGTCTAAGTTGGCTGAAAGTGACCAG CTTCTACGAGAACTGAGGAAAGGTCGTGCATTTGATGGATGGTCTGAGGGTACTTTGATTTTTGCACCAAcatataaatatgaattaaattcaGAAAAGTACTACGGAGAGGATCCAAAGGTTGGGAGGCGCAACCCTTCTTG gtGTGACCGCATTCTTTCATATGGTAAAGGAATGAGGCTACTGAACTACAGAaggaatgaaattaaaatgtctGACCATCGACCTGTGACTGCCACATATATGGCGGAGGTTGAGGTATTTTCTCCTAGGAAATTACAGCGAGCTCTCACATTGACGGATgcagaaattgaaaatgaggATGTTGTAGCAGAGATGGGTATTAATGCTGGAATTGGCTGCTTTAGATTGGAGCAG GATATCTAG
- the LOC102608409 gene encoding type IV inositol polyphosphate 5-phosphatase 3 isoform X2 produces MLFTPDWSVVTTKLLEVYRAQNGGLEPTSTMKTQRSKHHQPERTWAEICSCLGCLQLFWPRVVMRKWLNISTKDSDFSADTDEDDIDGDSDTEEFAQSQFRVPKEEEAQYDPNETFPRIRRRKSETFRAQYINTKEVRICVGTWNVGGKLPPDDLDIDDWIDMNEPADIYVLGLQEIVPLTAGNIFGAEDSRPVSKWENIIRGTLNRIRHTTGRVKSLSDPPSPSKFKPSEDIPDIEEEITHESDSDVGEEVYPLDDENNGFDEVNDKPVNMFMNYEVSACADSAKPDMPAENNLQRHFSSPKRFDRLYCLRMEESKGNVEAPAVQYNGRLTKMLSGSERIGLSWPEPPLNLMTQKVLERPNSLKTVKSFKTSNSFRRYSSFKPAVDDMSSELALLAEIDIETLMKRKRRSSYVRMVSKQMVGIFLTIWVRRSLRRHIQNVRVSTVGVGVMGFIGNKGSVSVSMSIHQTLFCFVCTHLTSGEKDGDELKRNADVHEIHRRTHFRSHSEIGFPKSICDHERIIWLGDLNYRINLPYEKTRELISKKQWSKLAESDQLLRELRKGRAFDGWSEGTLIFAPTYKYELNSEKYYGEDPKVGRRNPSWCDRILSYGKGMRLLNYRRNEIKMSDHRPVTATYMAEVEVFSPRKLQRALTLTDAEIENEDVVAEMGINAGIGCFRLEQDI; encoded by the exons ATGTTATTTACGCCTGACTGGTCGGTGGtcacaacaaaattattagaagTCTACCGCGCACAAAACGGTGGCTTAGAGCCAACAAGCA CTATGAAAACACAGCGCTCAAAGCACCACCAGCCAGAG AGAACTTGGGCTGAAATCTGTTCTTGTTTGGGCTGCCTACAGCTCTTTTGGCCTCGAGTTGTCATGCGCAAGTGGCTCAACATCAGCACCAAAGACTCTGATTTCAGTGCTGACACTGATGAAGATGACATCGATGGTGATTCTGACACTGAAG AATTTGCTCAATCACAGTTCAGAGTTCCGAAAGAGGAGGAAGCTCAGTATGATCCTAATG AAACATTTCCAAGAATAAGACGGCGGAAATCAGAAACTTTTAGGGCACAGTATATAAATACAAAGGAAGTCAG AATATGCGTTGGTACATGGAATGTTGGAGGGAAACTTCCACCTGATGACCTAGATATTGATGATTGGATAGATATGAATGAGCCTGCTGACATCTATGTGCTTGG TCTTCAGGAGATTGTACCATTAACCGCTGGGAATATCTTTGGTGCTGAAGATAGCCGTCCTGTTTCAAAGTGGGAAAATATTATTCGTGGCACCCTAAACAGAATTCGGCATACCACCGGCAGGGTTAAATCTCTTAGTGATCCCCCATCTCCATCCAAGTTTAAGCCATCCGAGGATATTCCAGATATAGAAGAGGAGATAACCCATGAAAGTGATAGTGATGTAGGTGAGGAAGTTTATCCGCTGGATGATGAAAATAACGGTTTCGATGAAGTCAATGATAAACCAGTCAATATGTTCATGAATTATGAAGTTTCAGCCTGTGCTGATAGTGCCAAACCAGACATGCCAgcagaaaataatttacaaaggCATTTTTCTTCTCCAAAGAGGTTTGATAGGTTATATTGCCTCCGAATGGAAGAGAGTAAGGGAAATGTTGAAGCACCAGCTGTGCAATACAATGGCCGATTAACTAAAATGCTTAGTGGGTCAGAAAGGATTGGTTTGAGCTGGCCAGAGCCTCCATTAAACTTGATGActcagaaagttttggagaGACCAAATTCCTTGAAGACAgttaaatctttcaaaacatccaatTCTTTTAGGAGATATAGTTCTTTCAAGCCAGCTGTCGATGATATGTCATCAGAGCTTGCATTGCTTGCAGAAATTGACATTGAAACTCTCATGAAACGCAAAAGAAGGTCATCATATGTAAGGATGGTAAGTAAGCAAATGGTTGGTATTTTCCTTACAATATGGGTTCGGAGAAGCTTACGCAGGCATATTCAGAATGTGAGGGTGTCTACTGTTGGTGTTGGTGTGATGGGCTTCATTGGTAACAAG GGATCTGTTTCAGTTAGCATGTCAATTCATCAGAcactattttgttttgtttgtacTCATCTAACATCGGGTGAAAAAGATGGAGATGAACTCAAAAGAAATGCCGATGTGCATGAAATACATCGAAGAACTCACTTTCGTTCGCACTCAGAAATCGGATTTCCCAAAAGCATCTGTGATCATGA ACGAATAATTTGGCTGGGTGATCTGAATTACCGGATCAACTTGCCGTACGAGAAAACAAGGGAACTTATCTCCAAAAAGCAATGGTCTAAGTTGGCTGAAAGTGACCAG CTTCTACGAGAACTGAGGAAAGGTCGTGCATTTGATGGATGGTCTGAGGGTACTTTGATTTTTGCACCAAcatataaatatgaattaaattcaGAAAAGTACTACGGAGAGGATCCAAAGGTTGGGAGGCGCAACCCTTCTTG gtGTGACCGCATTCTTTCATATGGTAAAGGAATGAGGCTACTGAACTACAGAaggaatgaaattaaaatgtctGACCATCGACCTGTGACTGCCACATATATGGCGGAGGTTGAGGTATTTTCTCCTAGGAAATTACAGCGAGCTCTCACATTGACGGATgcagaaattgaaaatgaggATGTTGTAGCAGAGATGGGTATTAATGCTGGAATTGGCTGCTTTAGATTGGAGCAG GATATCTAG